TTGTTAGCGGGCAGGCGGTTCGCTTCCCATTACTCCTCCAAGTTGATTTTGACCAGGATCTTGTAACCCCTGCAATTGGGCACGAAGATTTCTTGCAGGAGGTTGCAGACTGGGAAGCGTCTCCGCAGGCAGCAGCTGTTGCGAGATCCAGCGAAATGCTGGAGGAACTCGAACGCGTCGCCGGTGGGCGAGCTCAAACGAAGCGTCGTACGGTTTCTGATGCACAAGGTACGTAGGCATTCAGCTCGACGAAAACCGCGGGGGCCGCTATCAAAGAGTGAGCAGATGGCGCGCGTCCGTACAAGGCACACGGCTCCGGAGATAGAACTTCGGCGTGCACTCTGGTCTCGGGGATTACGTTACCGACTTCATCCCAGGTTACCGGGTCGCCCCGACTTTGCTTTCCCGAAAGCCCGTATCGCTGTGTTTGTGGACGGTTGCTTCTGGCATTGTTGTCCTCAGCATGGGAGTATGCCGCAGGCGAATGCAGCATTCTGGGCCGAGAAGCTACATCGAAATGTACAGCGAGATCGCCGTGTAGACGCCGAACTCGCCGAATTGGGTTGGCAGGTCATTCGGGTATGGGAGCATAGCACCGGAATCGATCTGGAAGATACCGCAGCGCATATCCAAGATGCTGTGGCGCAAAAGCTTGCGTCTATCGCTGGTTCCAGTTCCACTCGGGTACTGGGGAAATGACGCACTACTGCGCGCTGGATCTAACCTATTACCAATCGAATACCTATGCCGAACGTCTCCTTTGCCAACATCCGCCTGAATCAGAGATACTCGCGGAACGAACTGGCCCAAGCGTGGGGATATGAGAGCGCAACAGCTATTTCAAAGGGCGTTGTGACTCCAAGGGGGCAGTCTTTTATAATCCTGTTTGTTACTCGCGATCAGCAGCCGACTGTCTCGCAGTATCGAAACTATCTTGAGGGAAACAGGCTAACCTGGGAGGGTCCGAAGGATCACTCCGCAGAGGATAGAATGCTAGCTGCTACCAGATGGAATGACGAGATACACCTGTTTTATCGAGAGCGCCACCACTCTGATTTCACTTATCTCGGACGTCTGACAGTTGAGAATGTCACGCGCCACCGGGACCGACCCTCAGAGTTCGTTCTCCGGCTTGTTGATACCAATTGAGGTAGGCACGTTCTCATGTCCGGGCCGATCAGCTCGTCGGACTACGATTGGAGCTCTTCCGGGATACGAGGGCCGCCTTCCCATGTGGTGAGTCAGTTTGCCTCGCCCTCTGACCTTCACCGCCCCCACCCCACCCCCACGCTCACCACCACCTGCCGCGGCAGCCCCGGCTCGAACGCCACGGGCTCGCCGTCCACCACGTCGGGGTTGAGGAACGCCGAGGCCACGTACCGCTCGTTGCCCAGGTTCTCCACTCGAACGCTCGCACGCGCGCTCGCCCCGCGCCCGAGCCGCAACGCCCGCAGCGCCGCCCCCGCGCTCCACAGCGTGTATCCCGGCACCCGCACCGTGTTGGCGTCGTCGGCCCAGTAGCCGCCCACCCGCTGCACGCCCAGCTCCAGCTCCGGCCCGCCCGGCGCGGCCGGCGCCCAGCGCAGCGCCCCCGAGCCCCAGGAGGCGGGCACCCCCACCACGCGGTTCCCCCCGTAGTCGGCCAGGCGCCCGGGGCGGCCGTAGTGCACCGAGTCCACCACGTACGCCGTGTAGCGGTGGTCCGCCCCGGTGAGCGCCGCCTCCAGCTCCACCCCCGGCGCCGTGCGCACCTGCAGGCCCAGCTCCGCCCCGCGTCGCCGCACCCGCCCGGCGCTGAAGTAGAAGCGCCCCCCGCGGTAGGGGACGATCTCGTCGCGCACCTCCGTCCAGTAGAGCGCCAGGTCGTAGCGGAGCGCCCGCACGAACCCCGTGGGCCGCGCGCCCAGCTCCTTGAAGCCCGCCTCCCAGGTGGTCGAGCGGATCGGCTCCAGCAGCGGGTTGATGGCCGTCACCGTGTCCTGCCCGAAGGTGCTCGCCGGGTCCGTCTCGTTCCCCGCCGGCGCCTCCACCCCGCCGCCCAGCGCCGCGTACACGCTCCGCTCCGGCGACAGCCGCCACACCACCCCCACCTTGGGCGAGAGCCGCGCGAACGTCCGGCGGTCGTCCAGCCGCGGGTTCAGCCGGTCGCGCACCGAATAGGCGATCGCGTCCCAGCGCGCCCCCAGCGTCAGGTCCAGGCGCTCCCCCAGCGAGAGCACCTCCTGCGCGAACACCCCGAAGTTGTTCGCCCCCTCGTTCTTGTCGGTCCGGAGCTCCGACCCCCGCTCCCCCTCGGGAGTCAGCGACCAGAAGCGCGCCGGCCCGTCCTGCCACGCCTCGTCCACCCCGGCCTGGAGCGTCCCCCGCGCCCCCGCGCCCAGCGCGTGCTCCCAGCGCGCCCCCAGGCTCCCGCCCAGGTGCACCCGCTCGAAGCGGCGGAACGTCCCCC
The nucleotide sequence above comes from Longimicrobium sp.. Encoded proteins:
- a CDS encoding TonB-dependent receptor gives rise to the protein MRAFTGVGLILVWTSSLQGQAGDTLGRDTAAYRLPELTAVATRAPARILDVPLAVTVIGRRELEGANGLRADAALRAVPGVLAQSRSGGVDVRITIRGFGARGAGDRSNAGTTRGIRILQDGFPETEPDGRTALDLVDLAAVEGVEVVRSNASASWGNAAGGVVSFSTVPAFERPFLGAVQQAGGFGLFREAVRGGWTVGAGRLWLAAVRTDFAGWREQSESERSLVSAGALAPLGGRTLLRVHAAAADNAFGIPGPLTRAALEADPEAANPVYRERRERRHNRVGRLGAALEHRAGEGVWLSASAFVNPKRLLRSERGTFRRFERVHLGGSLGARWEHALGAGARGTLQAGVDEAWQDGPARFWSLTPEGERGSELRTDKNEGANNFGVFAQEVLSLGERLDLTLGARWDAIAYSVRDRLNPRLDDRRTFARLSPKVGVVWRLSPERSVYAALGGGVEAPAGNETDPASTFGQDTVTAINPLLEPIRSTTWEAGFKELGARPTGFVRALRYDLALYWTEVRDEIVPYRGGRFYFSAGRVRRRGAELGLQVRTAPGVELEAALTGADHRYTAYVVDSVHYGRPGRLADYGGNRVVGVPASWGSGALRWAPAAPGGPELELGVQRVGGYWADDANTVRVPGYTLWSAGAALRALRLGRGASARASVRVENLGNERYVASAFLNPDVVDGEPVAFEPGLPRQVVVSVGVGWGR